The Anabas testudineus chromosome 5, fAnaTes1.2, whole genome shotgun sequence region CAACATTCCCATTGAAGTCTGTGCTGGgtgaaataaaagcttttacacATCTTGACGCTTTGCTATGTGTCTGAagaactttttatttcttcagtaaACTACATTTCTAAATGAGCTGTACAGCTTATGCCAGCAATGAATGATTACTAGAATGAGAATGTGCTGTAGTACTTAGTAGCTTATCTGCACTACTGAACTAGCTATGCTATTACATTTCTGGCTGTGCCAggatatatgatatatatgatataatggaaaatgaaacacaaatacacataatatACAATTTTGTATAATAACATCCAATTTGATGTATATTGATCTGCAAATGATGATTGTTTTCTCAATCAATTTTCTTTTGTTGGATTGTGTGATACTGAAATTCCAAAGacataataatcataataatggTTTTAATtcccaaaaacaacaacacatcactCAAAAGTTAAAGGTTCACTCGTTTATTCTGTGCTGTGATACAGGGATTCAtctcaaaaatacaaaaatgtaaaaaatatacaGGTATTCAAATATAAAAGGGGAGTACATTTGTGGTAGTCTATATAAAACTTGAAGAGTTAGAAAATCCGCCATGGTTGAGGTGGTCATGAACATCTTTCACGTGGACCTGGAGGTTTTGACCCACAGTACGTGAACTTTTTTGTGTTGCACATATTTTTTTAGGGTTGTATGTATTAAGAGCAAATTACTAAGGATTTCTGTTATAACACATCATAACTTCTATAAACAAGAGACCACAACTTTAAAGAACAGTGATACTTTATACTTCCCTTTTTTAAATCTAACCCTGTTTCCTCTTCAACAGTTCTCAAAGCTCTAAAACAAGTCAGGCCTGTGATTGAAAACTGGTTTCTACAGGAAAACAGATCATTCCTAATGAAAATAGATCAAACCAATGTGGCAGTGGTAACAACACTTCATCCTTTTAACATCTGTTTTCTTACCTCTAACTTCTTTATTTGCTATTCTACtgttggtaaaaaaaacagctataaATAcatcatatttaacatatttcaagTATAAATAAAGCGCTAGGAGAACAGAAAGGTGTGAGGCTATGAGGGTGGGAAGCTAATCTTTCATGAATGTTACATTTAATATCTACAGTACAATGATTACATCACGTTCCACCAAATGTGGAGATCATCACAGATGAAGTGTGATAATGTACATTACATGAAGGTTAATAACAAATGCTTTACAATCTCTGAAGTTATGTTTGTTGGCACATGTAGTTTAACACTGAAAATCCCACAAGTGGAGAAGAGTGAGAAAATCTAACATTCATGTTTTATACAAGCGTCAGCTTTTCGTCTTGTAACAGCTGCTTTGTGCAGAGAAAGTTAATGTTATggttctgttcttgtttttgtacttCAGGATTTTAGTGTTCAAATGatgtactttactttatttataccAGATGGACAGAAGTGATTAAGTACTagggctttttgtttttgtgcactATTAAAGATCTTGTCAGGATGTGCCGTCGTCCTCCTCATTCAGCgtttcttcctctgtggttttctgtttgcTCTTAGCAGTGACCAGATCACTTCCTGGATAGAAGCTGGTTCTCAAGCTGCTGCAGACGAGCCGTCATGGCCCCCAGTAGATATTTTGTCaaggaataataataacataagtTTTGTGTACAGAGGATTTCATACATTGTCTCATACTTTTAGGAAATGTTGAACATTTGTCACATCTCAACACAAGACCTCCTGATGTGTGTCTTAAATATATTCTAGGATCAGactaatatatataataatataataagattGAACTTACGCTATACTTTTCTTACTGTGAGCAAATCTATAAAAATATCTGAACCATGTTGGAATTCTCTCTCCATACTtgtatttctcctttttgaAAAACTAAACTCTAAAACCACAGTTTACTGCTGAAAATCAACAAAGAGTCATTTTCCAAAACGTGGATTAATGTTCTTTAAAAGTACAGTGACAAACAGGTGGAGAAATATCTTGTGGACTACTTGTAGCAGCAGAAGGTTAAACTGCTGCCAACAATTAttctattaattattaatcattttaattcattGTTGATGTAAAAAAGCATTTGTTCTGGACAATGAATGATTGTTAGTTACAGCCTTTGCTGTGATCTAGTGTCTGATCCTTGGTTAAAGTTATAtaacttctgttttgttttaaaaggaTATGCTTCTGTGTGAACTGCTCCAGGCTGCTCATGGTGGCCTGCTGGAACTCCACCAAACTCTCACAGGCACAGGGGTCCTTCACCTCAATCTCCCCCTGACTTTCCTCTGCTGAGGGACAGAAAGGAAACGCAAGGAAGAAGACGTCAGGGTGTTTCAgtctctatctatctatatttatatttacctTTATTGCACCCGTCCACGTATTACAGGAACAAATTGAAATTCCAAActacgttttttttttgttaatgccCTACAactgtcatgttgtgtttgagTCAACAGATGGAGCCAAAGAACAAGACGTCAGCCAGCTCACACTGTTAAGAATATTTGTATTAAACACAACGAAACAACAGAGTTGAAATCAAACAAGCCCCTGTAGGTTGAACAGTGTGATGCATTAGGATCATATTTATGCTGTTTCACAGACACTTTTAAGATCAGTGTatgtttaaatgataaatgtgtaTCAGAAATTAACTAGATGTTCAATCATAAAGAGAATatgtatttgagtaaatgtagcTCATCCAAAGTTCCTTTAAGTTAAGTCAGATGCTCTCTGACAGTTCTTCTGTTcatttacaacagtttctttttattttaatcagctGCACAGACATCGGGTGGATCATTAGCAACATtgaacaatgtgtttttttctatcaTCAAAACCATAAGTAAGATGTCCAGACATGTTAAAGTGAATAGTtgagttgtgtgttttgtcttttttatggTTCCTATACTCCCACATGCTGTCACACTGTTAAAGGTTAAATTAGAAGCCGTAGACTATCCTACCTGGGCAGACATTGAGTTTCAGGTTCTCAGCGATGGTGCTGATGGCAGTAAAGTCAGCAGTGTAGTAAAAATGTTTATCCACAGGCTCAGATGCAATCTCCCTCAGCTCGTCCTCCACAGCTTTTCCAACACCGACAGCGTACATGATGATGCCTGTGTACATTCACAGAAACCTGTTGTCAGGGACTGGAATCAAACAGTTACGGCAACATATTTTGGGTATAATGCACACTGAGTCTCACCGGCTTCTTTGGCCTTCTTGGCGTACTCTGTGATGTCGTCCTGTGAGCGTCCGTCTGTGAAGACCAGTCCGATTCGAGGGATGTTGCGGCTGGAAGGACGAGCGCCCTCTGCCTCTGAGAAACTGTTCTCCAACATGTGTTTTAGAGACAGACCTGTCATCGTACCTTTCTCCATGTAGTCGACCTGGAAAAAATCAGGAACAGCTTTTCAAGCTCTGCAGCTGAAATCAGTCCGTTTTATTTATGTACACAGGCTGGTGGTGATGCAGCTTTTAGACTTTACCTTCAGGACTGCAGCTTTGATCTCATCAGCTGTGTGGTACATGTTGAGAGGGAACTCTGTCCTGACCCGGCTGGAGTATTGGACCAGACCAACTCTGGTACCATGAGCGGACACGTCCAGAGAGTCCACAACCTGGAGCaaaggaggaggtgagggaGCTTCACCTCACACATCTAAACTAATAATATGTTTCCAGATATTTGTTGTTCACATTTAATGATTTGTAAAAGCAAAGTAACCGCAGACGAACATCCGTCAacactgaaaatatgaaaaatgtacaaaacagattttcttaAGTGATAAATATTTTGAACAATAACTGACAGTATTGGTTTTAAAATTCagtaataagaataaaaaataaaatataagttgctgttgttttagGTCACTACTGTTCATCAAGAAGTCGTGTCTCACCTGGTTGACAAACTTTTTGACCAACTCAAAGTTTTGAGGACGGACGCTCTTGGAGCCGTCAATCAGAAACACCAGGTCAATGTTTGCAGACTTGCAGGCTGAAGGAGACAGAAGCTGAAGGACGGCGACAAAGTTCTGACACTGAAATCACTAAACTGTAGTTCTGTTTTCAGGTAATCTGTAAATTTGTAAATTAATATGGTAGTGAAATAAAAGGCTTTTCTGTCCTGCTAAACCCTGGATCATAGTTGAAGAACATTGCTACAGTATTTAGTATCAGCGGATCCTTGTTTATAAAGCACAGGCTGTTTTCTGACTACCATCACAGTTGTCTATTAACAACAGATTTTAACTTCACTTAggttaaagtataaaataaaggTCATCTTCATCCAGCTGCTTTTGACATCAGATTGAGATTCGGTTTGTTTTcgcagacatttttatttaatctccTCAGCACTCCTCAACAGTCTTCGTTTCCCCTTTGTTACCGGTGAATTCTTGCTCCTCTCACCAGAGACCTGGCTTCTTATCCTTAACCTCTGTTTTAACTATCACATTCTTTTATTTGCTGCCTATTTACTTCTCATCCTTTCAGTTTGCTGCAGATTAATCTCAGACAAGCGTGGTGATGTtgatcacttcctgtttcacttAGCTCCATTTCCTGCATCCAGCACCATCTATGTGGTCCCACAGGACCCCCAGGATCCTGCAGCTGAGTGGTGAGCTTCTCCAAACTAAACTCATTTataacactgtgtttttgatgAATAGGTCTGAGATGAATCTGTGTGCGTTTCCACCTCAGTCCCTGTtagttcactgttcactgttcagTCAGATCAAATGATTTTATGTTCACTTACTGCCGCAGCTCTTTCCGTCCTCCTGCAGCAATTGTCCCTCGGGACAGATGCAGTAGTACGATCCTGGAGTGCTCACACACTGGTGCTCACAGCCGTGCTCCACTGTGTTACACATGTCAATGTCTGCAAATACACAGTTAATATTACATGCACAGTATAACAGAAGAGAGACTCAGACAGGTTTAGGAACCAACTGAAATACATTTCCAGAAGTACTGAtgaggtttatttttattgtttcctccTGAGTCTACtcttaaaacatattttccagcaaaacaaacatataataaGTTTATTTCTATCACATTCTAAGTGTATGTGGAGAACACATGATGCAGAATGTGCAGAATTCACTGACTTGTGCAGGTCTTCTTGTCCTGGTTGAGTTTGAAGCCTTTGTTGCAGTCGCAGGTGAAGACGCCCGGTGCACTGATGCAGATTTGTTCACAGTCATGTTTTCCTTCAGCGCACAGGTCAATGGCTAaattacacagacagacagacgttATTTCCATTTTCACCTCCATAGCttctgtttgcatgttgttctgtgtctaAAAGTATGAGCGCCAGTGAACCCAGAGCATCATGTATTCAATGAATTTACTGAATTTCTGCTAACCACAGATTCAGTTTGCAACAAAGCTCAATATGTGTTGCTTCAATGAATTCAGAGTGGTACCTTCAAAATCCATATTTACAGTGAatccagaaagttttcacagtTCTTACCTTTCACAGTCTATTCCAAAACGaattaagtaaattattttacaaacaataccccataatgtcaaagtgaaagtttgttttaaatctttgtaaatgtattaaaaaatacaaaatgaaaaaaaaatcacatgttcATAACTGGtcacagtctttgccatgacTTTCAAAATTGAGGTCTGGTTCATCCTGTTTCTACTGATCCTCCTTGAGATGTTTGGACAACGTGACTGGAGTCTACCTGTGGGAAATTtagcatgtcagagcacaaaccaaggcatccaaggaattgtctgtagacaCTGCAGAACTCCACTAATCAGGTCTGTATGGCAGAGTGGTCAGACtgaaaccactcctcagtaaaagtttgccaaaatgcacctgaTGGATTCTCAGACCATAAGAAACAAGACCctttggtctgatgaaacaaagattgaactctttggcctgaaggCCAAGCATCATGTCTGGATGACACCAGGCACTGCTCAGCACCTGGACAATACCACCCATGGTGGTGgaagcatcatgctgtggggatgtttttcagcagcaggaactggaaGACTAGTCAGGATGGAGCGAAAGATGAATTCAGCAATGTACAAagacatccttgatgaaaacctgttccagagatCTCTGGACCTTAGACTGTGCAACAGTCCATCTTTCAATAGGACAATGatcctaagcacacagccaagaaaACAAGGAGTGGCTACGGAACAACTCTGTACAGGTCACTGAGTGCTacagccagagcccagactcTGTGCAAACCGATGGCTGTGCATCTACACTCCACATCCAACCTTATAGAGCTTGAGAagttctgcaaagaagaatgggagaaactgccccAAAATaggtgccaagcttgtagcgTCATACTCAAAAGACTTGAGGCCGTAATAGGTGTTAAAGGTGGTTTAACAAAGTGttgagcaaagactgaataTTTATGTACgtgtgagtttttctttttattaaatttgcaaagatttcgaacaaacttctttcactttgacattatggggtattttttgtaggattttgaggaaaataatgaattgagTCCATTTTGGAAAAAGGTAACATGCAAAACGTTGAGCACTGTAAAACTTTCAGGATGCACTTTATCCTAAGGAACCAGTCCAATGACCCATAGGGTATTAATTTACACTGACAGCAAATCTGGAAACAGCAACAGTTTAttctgtagttttatttaaCTGGACGTaatatttgtgctgtttttattatttcacaatgaCCTCATTTAGTaaacgtgtgtctgtgtgagcgcCTGACTAACGTGTGCAGGTCTTCTCGTCCTCATTGAGTGAGTATCCTTCATTGCAGTCGCAGGTGAAGGCGCCCGGCGCAGTGACACAGATTTGTTCGCAGTCGTGTTTCCCCTCAGTGCACAGGTCAATGgctaaatatcacacacacagacacacaccgagttaaagtgtttgtttttgttttctatgcaacaatatgaaaatatttgttaGTCAGTTTTACAGAGTGTGATGAAGCTCCAGGTCCAAATGTAAGTTAAATTATAACTCGCACATTAGCCAGATTGTTTCTAACCTCTAAGTGaccttttatatttaaactatGTTGCTGCTATATttgaaaaacaatcaaacagCCACACTCTCAGGAATGTGCTGATATATCGTTTCACTTCTCTTTACGCTGCTGTGGGCGACACAGTAGTTGTCAGTTGATTTTTATGACTTCAAGGGCAAAGTGAGTGTTTGTGGTTATCATCATTATCGGAAGGTTGTaggttgtgtttatttcagtttcctgTGCTGCAGGTGTTGCACTGttccagtgtgtctgtgcagtatGCATAAGAATGTACAAACACTCAGTACTAAAAACAAGTAGAAGTAACTGAGTAAAGTTGTGAAGTCTTGTGTTGCTGCTTTTAAGTTTGCTCTCAGCTAATATGAATTTGAAAGGTTCTGGGTTAAATCTGCAGTCAGaactgtatgagtgtgtgtagtgtttggctgtaacagtgtgttttatGGCCAcaac contains the following coding sequences:
- the matn4 gene encoding matrilin-4 isoform X1 yields the protein MKMRQLTAQFCFILLSLAVLTNARPKAGPEQKCKSGPVDLVFLIDSSRSVRPHEFETMRKFMIDILNTLDIGLNSTRVGVVQYSSQVRSEFSLKSHGNLDSMVKGINQIIPLAQGTMTGLAIRYVMNVAFTAEEGDRPKVPNVAVIVTDGRPQDRVAEVAAEAREKGIEIYAVGVARADMTSLRAMASPPFEDHVFLVESFDLIHQFGLQFQDKLCGVDLCLESDHGCEHICESSPGSYHCLCLPGYTLNDDGKTCAAIDLCAQEKHDCEQICVSSPGSFSCDCNKGFKLNDDKKTCSMIDYCSFGNHSCDHECVSVLNGYHCRCNDGYRLLANGKTCQAIDLCTEGKHDCEQICVTAPGAFTCDCNEGYSLNEDEKTCTPIDLCAEGKHDCEQICISAPGVFTCDCNKGFKLNQDKKTCTNIDMCNTVEHGCEHQCVSTPGSYYCICPEGQLLQEDGKSCGTCKSANIDLVFLIDGSKSVRPQNFELVKKFVNQVVDSLDVSAHGTRVGLVQYSSRVRTEFPLNMYHTADEIKAAVLKVDYMEKGTMTGLSLKHMLENSFSEAEGARPSSRNIPRIGLVFTDGRSQDDITEYAKKAKEAGIIMYAVGVGKAVEDELREIASEPVDKHFYYTADFTAISTIAENLKLNVCPAEESQGEIEVKDPCACESLVEFQQATMSSLEQFTQKLGAMTARLQQLENQLLSRK